From the genome of Methanomassiliicoccus sp.:
AGGCCTTGAAGGAGGGGCGCCCGTTGCTGTCTCGAGGACGTGTCCACCAGGATGTGGTGGCCCTCGGTCAGGACCAGGGTCGATGTGGAGTGGGCCTCCTTCAGCACACCGTTCTCCCGGCGCAGCCAACCCTCGAAGATCACGCGGACAGAGGTCACCATATCTCTATCACCTCCCCGCACTGGCAGATGAGGTGGTCCTTACGGTACTTCATCTTGCCTCCGCATTTAGGGCACTGTGAATGTTCTGCAAAATACTCCAGCCACACTTCGCGGACGTCCTTATGGGCCTCGTCCCTGATATTCTCCAGGGCGTTCTTCAGTTGAGGGGTGGTGGCCAAGGCCTCAAGCTTAGAGTAGTCCCTGGGAGCGCTCTCCTTCCTTATCTCCACCTCGACCCTGCGGCCCAGGACCAGGCCGATGAGCATCCCCGCTATGAAGCCCCCAAGATGGGCCTGCCAGGACACGTTGCTGGGCAGGAGCAATACCAGGAATATGCCCAGGATTACCCAGCTCAAGGCCGATACCCAGATGGGCACACGGGGCAGGAATATGGGTCCGACGAACATCGGTATCTCGTCGCGGGGATATAGGACCAGGAAGGTGCCTACGACGCCCGAGATGGCCCCTGAGGCCCCCATCATGAAGATCGCTGGGGCGGGCTCGATGATTATGAAGTAAAGCGCCGCCATCATTGAGCCCACTATCCCGGATACGAAGTAGACGAGGGCGAACCTTCCCTTTCCGATCCTGGTCTCCAGTGGATTGCCCAAGAAGAACAGGAAGAGCATGTTGCCGATGACATGAGCGAAATCGTAGTGCACGAACATGCTGGTGAATACGGTATATACGGCTGTCCCGTTCCCGATGTCCTGAGGCTGCATCGCCAGATCGTTGAATATCAGGAACTTGTTGGAGAACAGGATGATGAAGAATATGCCCAGGTTACTGAGGACGATAACATGGGAGAGGTCGAACCTCTTTAGAGATGCCACCGCCAGGGCGATCACGATAATGCCAACGATCACGAGGGAGGTGGGTTCCATCCTAACACGCAATCACATCACGCGTTAAGACCGTTTCGCTGTTCTTCTGGAACCAGTATAATCATGGTCGGAGTATTATAGGGAGGCACCGTTCACGCTGTGACAGGGGCATGGCCATGGAATACCGAAAGGAGATCGATATCCAGGAATGCGAGTTGGTGTACCCTCCCAAGGAGGATACCTTCCTGCTGCTGGAATGCTTGACCCTCATTCCAGGGGAGAAGGTCCTGGAGATGGGTTGCGGGACCGGACTGATCTCTTGTCACATCGCTGCTGCCGGGGGTGACCTTACGGCGGCGGACATCAACCCCTGGGCCGTGGAATGTACGAGGCATAACCTCCAGCGGAACCGCCTGCAGGGGAAGGTGGTGGAGAGCGACCTGTTCCTGAACGTGAAGGACGGGTTCGATCTCCTGGTGTTCAACCCACCATATCTGGCAGCAGAGGACGAGGGCATGCTGGAAAAGGCATGGGCCGGAGGAGCGACCGGGCTAGATGTGCTTGCACCCTTCCTGGAGAGGGTTGGGGAGCATCTTCTCCCGGAGGGCCGTATCCTTCTTCTGCTGTCATCGGAGATGGAGCTCGAAGGACTGGATGTCCTGCTCTCAAGGTTCACCCACCGTCGACTGGGCACCCGCCGATACTTCTTCGAGGAGCTGTGGGTCGAGGAGCTGAGGGTGCCGTAAATCGTCGCATGCCAGCAGTTTGTCGCTCAGAACCATGACAAATGCTGGTATGGTGTCTGGGCGTTCATCGTTTGCCCTGAAACCGCTAGGCGATCACCGTGATCGTCCCCGTCATAACGGGATGGATGGAGCAGTGGTAAGGGAACTCTCCGATCTGATCGAACTGATGGATATAGCGTTGACCGTTCGGCAGGATGCCACTGGTGAACGGGTATGAGGCATTGTCCGATACGATGTCATGATCGGCACCAGCTTGGTTCACCCACGTAACATTCTCTCCAACATGGACAGTCAGGGAGCTTGGGGCGAATCCAGGGGA
Proteins encoded in this window:
- a CDS encoding rhomboid family intramembrane serine protease, producing MEPTSLVIVGIIVIALAVASLKRFDLSHVIVLSNLGIFFIILFSNKFLIFNDLAMQPQDIGNGTAVYTVFTSMFVHYDFAHVIGNMLFLFFLGNPLETRIGKGRFALVYFVSGIVGSMMAALYFIIIEPAPAIFMMGASGAISGVVGTFLVLYPRDEIPMFVGPIFLPRVPIWVSALSWVILGIFLVLLLPSNVSWQAHLGGFIAGMLIGLVLGRRVEVEIRKESAPRDYSKLEALATTPQLKNALENIRDEAHKDVREVWLEYFAEHSQCPKCGGKMKYRKDHLICQCGEVIEIW
- a CDS encoding plastocyanin, producing the protein MATSRTPIIVAVVAVIVVIVAVVAVMANMFGTNAPAPPTTSNEVIIRYIGYSPGFAPSSLTVHVGENVTWVNQAGADHDIVSDNASYPFTSGILPNGQRYIHQFDQIGEFPYHCSIHPVMTGTITVIA
- a CDS encoding methyltransferase, with translation MEYRKEIDIQECELVYPPKEDTFLLLECLTLIPGEKVLEMGCGTGLISCHIAAAGGDLTAADINPWAVECTRHNLQRNRLQGKVVESDLFLNVKDGFDLLVFNPPYLAAEDEGMLEKAWAGGATGLDVLAPFLERVGEHLLPEGRILLLLSSEMELEGLDVLLSRFTHRRLGTRRYFFEELWVEELRVP